One Pogoniulus pusillus isolate bPogPus1 chromosome 10, bPogPus1.pri, whole genome shotgun sequence genomic window carries:
- the PURG gene encoding purine-rich element-binding protein gamma has translation MERGRGGGGGRNLGGSGLHRSIYSQSQQQYHYPASSQGGCMEIQELASKRVDIQKKRFYLDVKQSSRGRFLKIAEVWIGRGRQDNIRKSKLTLSLSVAAELKDCLGDFIEHYAHLGLKSGHGLRHEHSNGKEQLPRRRQQHPPPSPPVSVGSEEHPHSVLKTEYIERDNRKYYLDLKENQRGRFLRIRQTMSRGPGMMGYFGHSLGQEQTIVLPAQGMIEFRDALVQLIEEYGEGDIEDRRGAGDEPPELPEGTSFRVDNKRFYFDVGSNRYGIFLKVSEVRPPYRNTITVPYKAWTRFGENFIKYEEEMRRIYNSHKEKRMDARGDSGEEQEGLE, from the coding sequence atggaaagagggagaggaggaggaggaggaaggaaccTAGGAGGCTCTGGCCTGCACAGGAGCATTTATTCCCAGTCCCAGCAGCAGTACCATTACCCGGCCTCCTCCCAGGGGGGCTGCATGGAGATCCAGGAGCTGGCCTCCAAGAGGGTGGACATCCAGAAAAAGCGATTCTACCTGGATGTGAAGCAGAGCTCCCGAGGCCGCTTCCTGAAGATCGCCGAGGTCTGGATCGGAAGAGGCAGGCAGGACAACATCAGGAAGAGCAAGCTGACCCTCTCCTTGTCCGTGGCTGCCGAGCTGAAGGACTGCTTGGGGGACTTCATCGAGCACTATGCCCACCTCGGCCTGAAGAGCGGCCACGGCCTGCGGCACGAGCACAGCAATGGCAAAGAGCAGCTCCCTCGGAGgcgccagcagcacccaccgcCCTCGCCTCCCGTGTCGGTGGGCTCTGAAGAGCACCCTCACAGCGTACTCAAAACGGAGTACATCGAGAGGGACAACAGGAAGTACTACCTGGACCTGAAGGAGAATCAGCGAGGGCGCTTCTTGAGGATTAGACAGACCATGAGCAGGGGACCTGGCATGATGGGCTATTTTGGCCACAGCTTGGGACAGGAGCAGACGATCGTCCTTCCAGCTCAAGGGATGATTGAATTCAGGGATGCTTTGGTCCAGCTGATTGAAGAATACGGTGAAGGGGACATAGAGGATCGCCGGGGGGCAGGCGATGAGCCCCCAGAGCTCCCTGAGGGCACCTCTTTCCGAGTGGACAACAAGCGCTTCTACTTCGACGTGGGCTCCAACAGGTACGGCATCTTCCTGAAGGTAAGTGAGGTGAGGCCACCCTACCGTAACACCATCACGGTCCCATACAAAGCGTGGACACGGTTTGGGGAGAATTTTATCAAGTACGAAGAGGAGATGAGGAGAATTTACAACAGCCATAAAGAAAAAAGGATGGATGCCAGAGGGGACAGTGGTGAAGAGCAAGAGGGTCTGGAATAG